A genomic window from Antedon mediterranea chromosome 4, ecAntMedi1.1, whole genome shotgun sequence includes:
- the LOC140047844 gene encoding antiviral innate immune response receptor RIG-I-like, which yields IPCKHKKPEKAKPKKLRNYQIKLAKPVIGGQNTIIISHTGSGKTVVAVHFVREHFKEQEAKLNVKPKKVIFLVNTISLVSQQHDLFKEDMPESMRLTQRIGDNVQQLATMKNAVENNDIIFLTAQMLVNALEKNELKIDDFTMLVFDECHLCHGQNPYNIIMAKYRRRKLKDEAATLPQIVGLTANIGTGKASSQEKSDEYAKSIFANLDADEISIPDENDEEYHLNENPPEEIDPIMVKPRSDDADPFKTEIMTIMSEIEKIMRKRVHKQGTMPDWLADLFNFTKSVKGTSSYEQGVENFISHSPECVKSNDSLLRLLRTGGEHLRKYNDSLKENTICRIQDALRFIKKFIEKEESTRSDGLNEDDKQFIRLFKDREEKLQYVSGEKKFENPLLSKFEDVLIGEYKTNTEAHAITFCTKRITVDAMYSWIKENERLSFLKPEKISSEMSQFDQNTVLKNFKENRCNILVGTNVVEEGIDVPACNLVFRYNYMSSDVGRTQAKGRGRKKNSKFYMIASTEFNFEERDQENKIRHQFMTKSVRTLSKLPKDQLKKELLALQTIDLRERLMSEKKEREHTTYNIRGQKLDTNFFVVNVQNSLVIQQMSKYLMTLTISLSTKNSMKKCVHKNTQSQRL from the exons ATTCCTTGTAAACACA AAAAACCAGAAAAAGCTAAACCAAAGAAGTTGCGCAACTATCAAATAAAGTTGGCAAAACCTGTTATTGGTGGCCAAAATACAATCATCATATCACACACAGGATCTGGAAAAACAGTGGTAGCTGTCCATTTTGTGAGAGAACACTTCAAAGAACAAGAAGCAAAGTTGAATGTTAAACCTAAAAAAGTCATATTCCTTGTAAACACA atttCTTTGGTATCACAACAACACGACTTATTTAAAGAAGACATGCCAGAGTCAATGAGATTGACTCAACGGATTGGTGACAATGTGCAGCAGTTAGCTACAATGAAGAATGCGGTAGAAAATAACGACATCATATTCCTAACTGCACAGATGTTGGTGAACGCACTTGAGAAAAATGAACTCAAAATTGATGACTTTACGATGCTGGTATTTGATGAATGCCATCTCTGTCAT ggCCAGAATCCATACAACATAATAATGGCAAAGTATCGGCGAAGAAAGCTTAAAGATGAAGCAGCAACATTGCCACAG ATTGTAGGTTTGACAGCAAACATAGGAACTGGAAAAGCATCCAGCCAGGAGAAATCTGATGAGTATGCTAAAAGTATATTCGCAAACCTTGATGCAGATGAGATTTCCATTCCAGATGAAAATGATGAAGAATACCATTTGAACGAGAATCCTCCAGAAGAAA TTGATCCAATAATGGTCAAGCCCCGGTCAGATGATGCTGACCCTTTTAAAACTGAAATAATGACCATCATGTCAGAAATTGAAAAGATTATGAGGAAGAGAGTGCATAAACAAG GTACCATGCCTGATTGGCTTGCAGACTTGTTCAATTTTACTAAGTCTGTCAAAGGCACTAGTTCTTATGAGCAAGGTGTAGAGAATTTCATATCTCATTCCCCAGAGTGTGTTAAATCAAATGATAGCCTGTTACGATTGCTGAGAACAGGTGGTGAACACCTGAGG AAATATAATGATTCACTTAAGGAGAATACAATTTGCCGAATTCAGGACGCCCTCCGGTTCATAAAAAAATTCATTGAGAAAGAGGAAAGCACCCGTTCAGATGGATTGAATGAGGATGATAAGCAGTTTATACGGCTCTTTAAag ATAGAGAAGAGAAGTTGCAATATGTGAGCGGAGAGAAAAAATTTGAAAACCCCTTACTATCGAAATTTGAAGATGTGCTTATTGgggaatataaaacaaatactgaGGCACACGCAATCACTTTCTGTACCAAACGTATTACTGTTGACGCAATGTATAGCTGGATAAAGGAGAACGAGAGACTTTCATTTCTTAAGCCAGAAAAGATTTCAAGCG AAATGTCCCAATTCGATCAGAATACTGTCCTTAAAAATTTCAAGGAAAACAGATGCAACATTCTTGTTGGAACAAACGTTGTTGAAGAGGGCATTGATGTTCCAGCTTGCAACTTGGTTTTCCGCTACAACTACATGAGCAGTGATGTTGGAAGGACTCAAGCTAAAG GGAGAGGTCGTAAAAAAAACAGCAAATTCTACATGATTGCTTCCACGGAGTTTAACTTCGAGGAGCGTGACCAAGAAAACAAAATCCGCCACCAATTTATGACAAAGAGTGTACGCACACTTTCAAAATTACCTAAAGATCAACTAAAGAAAGAGTTGCTGGCGCTGCAGACTATTGATCTACGTGAACGATTAATGTCTGAAAAAAAGGAAAGGGAGCATACAACCTACAACATAAGAGGACAGAAACTAGATACAAACTTCTTTGTGGTAAATGTTCAGAATTCGCTTGTTATTCAACAGATGTCAAAGTATTTAATGACTCTAACCATCTCATTGTCAACCAAGAATTCTATGAAAAAATGTGTACACAAAAACACCCAAAGCCAAAGGTTATAG
- the LOC140047845 gene encoding uncharacterized protein, with protein sequence MINLKDIEYIQSATTPCIVIKLKSLKEVREDTLDEIISCYKLRNVADNLPNIWAVVCYLERELRLEDKPDKIKRFAKLVTEQARNILLDNEKKQSLKRPLDRLGEESEGKETEPEEEVQVVQKGRKRKAKNLNKMAKMKDNEINEEQHGDSEGGGDEEQELSEMEEDEMEGVQVVQKRRNEKEKPEKAKPKKLRNYQIKLAKPVISGQNTIIISHRIWKNSGSCPFCERTLQRTRSKVEC encoded by the exons ATGATAAATCTAAAAGATATTGAATACATTCAATCTG CAACAACACCTTGTATTGTAATCAAGTTGAAGTCTTTAAAGGAAGTTAGAGAAGATACGTTAGATGAGATAATTTCTTGCTATAAATTGAGAAACGTTGCTGATAATTTACCAAATATTTGGGCAGTTGTTTGCTATCTGGAAAGAGAGTTACGTTTAGAAGATAAACCTGATAAAATAAAGCGGTTTGCAAAACTTGTTACGGAACAAGCAAGAAATATACTACTTGATAATg AAAAAAAGCAATCTTTGAAGCGGCCATTAGACAGACTCGGTGAGGAAAGTGAAGGAAAGGAGACAGAGCCTGAGGAAGAGGTACAAGTTGTACAGAAAGGACGAAAGAgaaaag CCAAAAATTTGAATAAGATGGCAAAAATGAAGgataatgaaataaatgaagaGCAACATGGGGACAGTGAAGGAGGTGGTGATGAGGAGCAAGAACTTTCTGAAATGGAAGAAGATGAGATGGAAGGGGTACAAGTTGTACAGAAAAGACGAAATGAAAAAG AAAAACCAGAAAAAGCTAAACCAAAGAAGTTGCGCAACTATCAAATAAAATTGGCAAAACCTGTTATTAGTGGCCAAAATACAATCATCATATCACACAGGATCTGGAAAAACAGTGGTAGCTGTCCATTTTGTGAGAGAACACTTCAAAGAACAAGAAGCAAAGTTGAATGTTAA